A DNA window from Enterobacter asburiae contains the following coding sequences:
- a CDS encoding LytR/AlgR family response regulator transcription factor, with amino-acid sequence MKVIIVEDEFLAQQELTWIIKTHSQMEIVGTFDDGLDVLKFLQHNRVDAIFLDINIPSLDGVLLAQNINQFAHKPFIVFVTAWKEHAVEAFELEAFDYILKPYQESRIVSMLQKLEAAWQQQTAPASATPMVRENDTINLVKDERIIVTPVNDIYYAEAHEKMTFVYTRRESYVMAMNITEFCSKLPTAHFFRCHRSFCVNLNKIREIEPWFNNTYILRLKDLDFQVPVSRSKVKEFRQLMHL; translated from the coding sequence ATGAAAGTTATCATCGTAGAAGATGAATTCCTGGCTCAGCAGGAGCTCACCTGGATTATCAAAACCCACAGCCAGATGGAGATTGTAGGCACGTTTGATGATGGTCTGGACGTACTGAAATTTTTGCAGCATAACCGGGTCGATGCGATTTTCCTGGATATCAATATCCCGTCGCTGGATGGCGTATTGCTGGCGCAAAACATCAATCAGTTTGCCCATAAGCCGTTTATCGTTTTCGTTACCGCCTGGAAAGAGCACGCCGTAGAGGCCTTCGAGCTGGAGGCGTTTGACTATATTCTTAAGCCTTATCAGGAGTCGCGGATTGTCAGCATGCTGCAAAAGCTGGAAGCCGCATGGCAGCAGCAGACCGCTCCCGCTAGCGCCACCCCAATGGTACGCGAAAACGACACCATTAATCTGGTCAAAGACGAGCGCATCATCGTGACGCCGGTCAACGATATCTATTACGCCGAAGCGCACGAAAAGATGACGTTTGTCTATACGCGGCGGGAATCGTACGTGATGGCGATGAACATTACCGAATTCTGCAGCAAGCTGCCGACAGCACACTTTTTCCGCTGCCACCGGTCGTTTTGCGTAAATTTAAACAAAATCCGCGAGATCGAACCGTGGTTTAACAACACCTACATTTTGCGTCTGAAGGATCTGGATTTTCAGGTGCCGGTAAGCCGCAGCAAGGTGAAAGAGTTTCGTCAGCTGATGCACCTGTAA
- a CDS encoding sensor histidine kinase, with protein MHEIFTMLLAVFDRAALMLICLFFLIRIRLFRELLHKSAHSPKELLAVTAIFSLFALFSTWSGVPVEGSLVNVRIIAVMSGGILFGPWVGVITGLIAGTHRYLIDIGGVTAVPCFITSIIAGVLSGWISRKIPKKQRWRAGIVAGMVCETLTMILVVVWAPTTELGLDIVSKIGIPMILGSVCIGFIVLLVQSVEGEKEASAARQAKLALDIANKTLPLFRHVNAESLRQVCEIIRHDIHADAVAITNIDHVLAYVGVGEHNYRDNDDTISPTTRQAINYGKIIIKNNDEAHRTPEIHSMLVIPLWEKGVVTGTLKIYYCHAHQITSTLQEMAIGLSQIISTQLEVSRAEQLREMANKAELRALQSKINPHFLFNALNAISSSIRLNPDTARQLIFNLSRYLRYNIELKDDEQIDIKKELYQIKDYIAIEQARFGDKLTVIYDIDEEVNCVIPSLLIQPLVENAIVHGIQPCKGKGVVTISVTESGNRVRIAVRDTGHGIDPKVIERVESNEMPGNKIGLLNVHHRVKLLYGDGLHIQRLEPGTEIAFYVPNARSRAHTTTSLLPQVE; from the coding sequence GTGCACGAAATATTCACTATGCTGCTGGCGGTTTTTGACCGTGCGGCATTAATGCTGATTTGCCTGTTCTTCCTCATTCGCATTCGCCTGTTTCGCGAGCTGCTGCACAAATCAGCCCACTCGCCAAAAGAGCTACTGGCCGTTACCGCCATCTTTTCGCTGTTCGCCCTGTTCAGCACCTGGTCCGGCGTGCCGGTAGAGGGTTCGCTGGTTAACGTGCGCATTATCGCCGTCATGTCCGGCGGGATTTTGTTTGGTCCGTGGGTGGGCGTTATCACCGGCCTGATTGCCGGGACGCACCGCTATCTGATTGATATCGGTGGCGTAACGGCGGTGCCGTGCTTTATCACCAGCATTATCGCCGGGGTGCTTTCCGGCTGGATCAGCCGCAAAATACCGAAAAAACAGCGCTGGCGCGCCGGGATCGTCGCAGGCATGGTGTGCGAAACGCTGACCATGATCCTGGTCGTCGTCTGGGCTCCCACCACCGAGCTGGGGCTGGATATCGTCTCGAAAATCGGTATTCCGATGATCCTGGGCAGCGTGTGCATCGGTTTTATCGTGCTGCTGGTGCAAAGCGTTGAAGGGGAAAAAGAGGCCAGCGCCGCCCGTCAGGCCAAGCTGGCGCTGGATATCGCCAACAAAACGCTGCCTCTCTTCCGCCACGTTAACGCGGAATCGTTGCGTCAGGTCTGCGAGATCATTCGCCATGACATCCACGCTGACGCCGTCGCCATCACCAATATTGACCACGTGCTGGCCTACGTTGGCGTCGGGGAGCACAACTATCGCGACAACGATGACACCATAAGCCCGACCACCAGACAGGCGATTAACTACGGTAAAATCATTATTAAAAACAATGATGAAGCCCACCGAACGCCGGAAATCCACTCGATGCTGGTCATCCCGCTGTGGGAGAAAGGCGTCGTGACGGGCACGCTGAAAATTTATTATTGCCACGCGCATCAGATCACCTCGACGCTGCAGGAGATGGCCATCGGCCTGTCGCAGATAATCTCCACCCAGCTTGAGGTTTCGCGGGCGGAACAGCTGCGCGAGATGGCAAATAAGGCAGAGCTGCGCGCGCTGCAGAGTAAAATCAATCCCCATTTCCTGTTTAACGCGCTGAACGCTATCTCCTCGTCCATTCGCCTTAATCCGGACACCGCGCGCCAGCTGATTTTTAACCTGTCGCGCTATCTGCGCTACAACATCGAGCTGAAAGATGACGAGCAGATCGACATCAAAAAAGAGCTGTATCAGATCAAGGACTACATCGCGATTGAGCAGGCCCGCTTTGGCGACAAGCTCACGGTCATTTACGATATTGATGAAGAGGTCAACTGCGTGATCCCGAGCCTGCTTATTCAGCCGCTGGTCGAAAACGCGATTGTTCACGGTATTCAGCCCTGTAAAGGCAAAGGCGTCGTCACCATTAGCGTCACCGAAAGCGGCAACCGGGTGCGGATTGCCGTGCGCGATACCGGCCACGGGATTGATCCAAAAGTCATTGAGCGCGTGGAGTCTAACGAGATGCCGGGGAATAAAATCGGTCTGCTGAACGTGCACCACCGGGTCAAGCTGCTTTACGGCGACGGTCTGCATATTCAACGTCTTGAGCCGGGCACCGAAATTGCTTTTTACGTCCCGAATGCGCGCTCGCGCGCGCATACGACGACATCACTGTTGCCCCAGGTGGAGTAA